Genomic segment of Hylaeus volcanicus isolate JK05 chromosome 6, UHH_iyHylVolc1.0_haploid, whole genome shotgun sequence:
GTCTtagaattaaaagttaatttgaacaaattaattatcatattatatttgttcaaCGACTTGTGTGATTGCTGcctaaaataaagaaaatttgttatcgaATGGTTGtactaataattttatgaagtaTAAATATAGCAAAGAAAGTCAATAATTCTCTATGTGTGATAAAGTTTgtgtacattaatttaaacaatttaacacCTGTGACATATTATGAATAAGATATTCGTATGGAAATCTTgtattaaaatgtttgaatcAGTTCCCTATTTCGCTGTATCTTAAAGTTACtctgtacatatattctataaGTAGAAAACAAATgtctataattttttcattgtgttgTATGATATAAGAATGGAATAGAATATTATGGTACATAAAAAAACACTAtgtattaacaaattatttaacgcATTATGCATTATACAGTGCAGCTATCGGTAACGTACCGTTTTGTACTATAATAAAGCTATTATATCGAGTTACATAATAAGActataaactacaattttcttttccacttCTTTGTTTcgcgtattttattaaagaagacaGCAATGATGGAACATGAATGTAGAGtaagtatatttcattttatatctttatttttaaattcttttcatcGCTTATAAGTAATACTTTacaataagaataattatcttttcaaacaagaaaaaaatttgtaaattttaatagcaTGTAATGATTgttacagataaaaattttttaaatgcttatCTCTATGACTTACTGGTAGTATTAttcattctataatttattatttaattttcgtttgaaaaacaGGATAGCAAAAAtggtatattaaattatgtcaTATATAGTTCATTTCTAACTTACTGCATAGACGCAGATTAAAGCGCatagaagtataaaaattCACTTATACTTTCTCCTTGTTAGTAGCAGAAATTGTTAGTAATATTCCAGGTAAGCGATATCCATAGTAgacttctttaaaaaatgagaacAATGTATTTACTGAAATCAacgtagaaatatttcttgtttatttcaaaactcTATACATTCTCAAGTGAACTTATAACTCTACAAGTTAAAATCGAAAATagcatacaaataaaatgtaaccgATAAATTCATACGCTTAtctaattcataattttttctctATCGAAGGGAAACTTCATTTCAAACGTGAAACCTATATAAGCTTTACGATCATTGAGTCGGTCGAGTTACTCTATTATTCCAAGTAGTTTTCTTCTTAGAAATTAGAATCACAGTAGTATTAAATCGTACACATAGTGCATAATCTGATAAAACGGAGATTGCAACCTGTCTTCTACGTCCATgcttaatgaataaattgttcatgAAGAATACAAATGCGACAGTGCTTTATCACTTTTTGGCTAATTCGTTACTCAACCAATCGAGTCCTTCATAGAGTCCGTGTCCTTGTGTAGCGCAAGTGCTTTGGATATACCAGTGACGCCCGCTCAGTGAATTAAGTCTCAATTTATCTGTAAGTTCTGCAGCAGACATGGCATTGGGCAAATCTTGCTTATTAGCAAAAACGAGAAGAACTGCATCCCGCAGCTCGTCTTCTTTCAACATATTCGCTAATTCACGTTCAGCCTCTCCTATACGTTCGCGATCATTACTGTCAACAACATAAATGAGGCCTTGAGTGTTCTGGAAATAGTGTCTCCAGAGCGGTCTGATTTTATCTTGGCCACCCACATCCCACACCGTGAAACATATATTCCTATATTCAACAGTTTCAACGTTGAAACCAATGGTAGGTATCGTTGTGACAATTTCACCAAGTTTCAATTTGTACAATATGGTAGTTTTGCCAGCAGCATCTAGACCCACCATTAATATTCTCATTTGCTTTTTACCAAAAAGCTGGGTGAATAGGTTGCTGATCATTAGGCCCATTTTGTTTGGGAAGACACCACGCACCTGAAGCGTCCAAATTGATACTTTCCTATCgacaaaagaaactttcaattAGCCACGCGATAGGACGTTTCATAGGTAAATGCAATATTTCGCATAGGACACCAATATTCTATGATTTTTATGATGTGACGACGTTTACAATGATGCCGTTAACACACCTTACGGACAATAATAGCAAACGTCACCTCACGGCGGCTTATTATTCCGGAAATAGTTGGCAAAATTGGCCACGCACGCCAACTCttgtttaaaagtatcgaATGACAATATTACCACAGAATTTAATCCAATCTCTCTTTTTGGAATATCGAATTCTTCGAAGTACAAGCggatatcgttaaaaaaattcacataaAGTTATTTCGTCATTGGAATGCACGAGAGATATTATGGCGTGAACCGTACATTGCAAATCCTGTCGTCTGCCATGTAATCATTCTCCACATACCCAAGCGcgcaatttaaatataactttcTCTAACGTGcgcattatttaatatttttctatactaATTTATACGTATGctattttcatattgtttacGTACCAATTTGTCTGCACTGTGTTTTAGTATAATATTTAGACTCAGCAAATATTGGTGCCTGAacaaacttgaaaatatcCTATAAAATTACTCGAGTATTTGAAACATGTTCTTCTCATGGACAAATTTACGTGGCCTTTTCGCGTTTCACGTCAAAACAAAAGTTTTTCGTGTAGACGTCAAGAGAAAAAACGACTAATGTTGTCTATAAAGAGATTTTATAAGAACTCGGTTAAATAGAACTTTAAATATGCAATTGAAAATTGCTCCCAGGCAAAACCGAAACAGGTCGTTAGTGAACAATAAATTGGttaatgtattcatttatacaaaaaagaaataattaaataaaaagtagttTACATTTTCCGCATAAAATTGGTGTCGCTATCTGGCGACGAACAACCGAACTATTTTCGAAGTAtgatcagcgcctctatcgggaaaacgctcaagtttgtcctcaaGTAGTTGTCCTGTCAACGGTAGATGAAgccatttgtttttttttaattgaaaaattaagagtTCAGGGCtcgaaaatgattttcattcatattttaatattacaatggtTGTTCACCTATTTGTTTtcggatataaaaaaaacattgtagGAGTACTTgtatcgccatctagcagtgAACAAGTCAAACTAATCGGCAACAAACTTGGGCATTCTCCCGGTAGAGGGCGACAGAggttttgtagttttttttttttttagatatctgaaaacaaataggtgaacaatcattgcaatattaaaatatgaatgagaATCATTTTTGAGCCCTGAactcttaatttttcaattaaaaaaaacaaatggcTCCATCTACCATTGCCAggggaactattcgaggacaaacttgagcatTCttccgatagaggcgctgatcaTACTCCGAAAATAGTTCAGTTGTTCACCGCTAGACGGCGACACCAATTTCACGcgggaaatttaaatgcataGATTGAAATTCgatgttatttgtttatttattggtGTTATGCTATCAATAAAAGTAGGTTCTTTTAATACGTGTTCCTATCCGTAAAGATGATTAGTTTCGCTAAGTAGTTATTCTGTGATAGcttaaaagttgaaaaaagaaGGCTAGTTTACTTAATTCCAATGAAAACTTTCACGAGATGACGTAaacttgaaaagaaaaatgttataaataataggtAAATGATAAAGTAGTTTATTTAGTTTGTGCAGCAATGTAAAACATCTCGATAACATACCATTTACGTATAAGTAAATGCTACCTCAAGCGTCAACCTTGATATTGTGACCTAATAAAACGATTAGTACAAGTTATCAGCGAGAAAGTTAGTAACAAATGTCATCAAAATGATTCCCAAATACCACTGGACATTGCATTCCTCATTtggaaatgtttcaaattagaaattaccACGTTGATCATTCATTCATCGATCTGGATTATTAGCTCACtctagaaaaagaaaaagaaaaattgtactattctcttcaagaattttgttcCGACAAAAAGGAAGAGTTTCATTCAagttctatttatatttcgtcttcttgttttcaatttaacatTCAACGAGATTTAATCTACACAGATTTGTAATCTTAATCGGTTAAAAACTGATCAGCAAATGTTTGTTTGCTACGCACTTATCGAAAATTGATAACGATGGATAATGGCAAGGAATGTCAAATAGAGGGCagtgaaaaaattcattaggAATTCAATgtagaattaattgttattttttgcAATGTTCAGAGTTCGGTAAACAGGAAGTGTACAAAGTCTGTCGCAAACCATAACATATCGCACGCACTATATAAGAACATTTATCgtacaaaagtttgaaaccGCTGCATGACCTTTCTAAATGTATCAGAGCGAAACATTACAACCCCCGATCGGCACGTGTCCGAAACGTGAATCCGATAGCGCAGAAAGAATTTTAAGTGTTTTGCAATTTGGTGACACCTTGCCCGTTGATAAACACGGATTTTAAGATGTGGTAGATATCCTGCACGATTTCTGTTCGAGTGTATTGTAGTGGGAATGCCTGCGTAGCTTGACGAACAGATGGTATTGTACTTAAATGACGATTTCAGTACGCTATGAGATGTTGTGAAAGCAAGCACACTCTTGTCCATCGAGTGGAATGTGTAAACTGATTACGCGAGACTGAGTGTACAGCGGTTTTAATTCAGCTTTGTCGCGCTTTCGGAGGGCTTGGACGTTTAATAGGGTGAGCAGTTCGATACCCTATCTTTGCTTCGTATTTAGATCAGGCTCGGTTTTAATAAAGACCATCGAAGCTGTCCGGAACTCTTtacgaattatttatgaatcaaccTGTTCACGTTTCGATCCTccagtttaaaaatgaagttacgAATAATCTATGACACATTCGATACAGGACCACTGTCTCTTTTATTCGACGCTGTAggtgtttctatattttataatttcaatttcacgcgcgtctgtttatttttacgtttccTGGTGGTGTTACGTTTCGATACAGAGGAAAACTGAATCCGAGTACTTTGCGAAGGTTATCTCTTACGAACTTTGAGGATAAGGTTTTTAACAATACGCAATTGCGTTCAATTGCGTTCAATTTCTTCCCGTCTTTAAatcttgcaatttttttcgatttcattGCATTGTAACCGCGCGTAATAACGCGATAGCAAAGTGAAAATGAATTGTCATGCAGTGAGATGCAAGCAGGAAAAAATGCCATTGTTATAATTGCCGCGGGTCGTAATTGCTATTAGAAGCcgttaaaaatgatcaatGTGACGCCAGTTACTCAACTGCTATTATTACTCGGATCTAAAACAGTTGTTATTGTTATCAATCAATGACTAACCACGACGACGAATGGAATGTGCCGTTATCAGATCGTTTCGTGTGTACTTTGTCTGAACGGATGCGATTTAATTGTGATTAACAGTATCTCTGTTTTGTATTAAGATAGACCAAATAAAGACCAGAGAAGAGAAAACGATAGTGGAGATGACTCTTGATCATGAATGCgcgtgtttattttttaaaatacccGAGTTACGAAGAtatgcaatatttataataacacaTGCAAACACTTCCCTGATAACGACTTGCGTATTTGTTAAATGTATCTCAGCTGTCAGATAAcgtaattatgaaaataacatTGCATGTTTACAAtagttaaatgtaatttatttacactgcaaatgtatatttttagcAGTGCGCAATAGTGATTTTAAGGAGAACAGATTCATAGCACACTCGAAtgctttgttttatttttgcagcACATCCGAGCGCAATCGAAGAACGTGTCGAAGAAACCTACCGAAAGTCgatctgtaattaaatttcgcaaAAATGGTCACGGAGATATTATTGACGGTAGTTTTGggattgtttttattcttctacGCTTTTCAATATGGAAATCGGGGAAGGAAGCTAAATTTGATACCAGGTCCTCCAATAACGCCATTAGTTGGAAACGTGTTCATCATCATCGTTTCACCAAGtaaacttaaaaaataatctgaTTCTACTTGTATCGAAATAACAGCCGGtgcgttaaccctttgcgcttagaacaaacgaaaacgaaagggaaaaatgttctatttcTCGCAAAAACGTACCAATgcttgtaattaaaatttcattaaatcgtttctttaattcgGCTGATGTTTaccttatatttatttcataggAGAGCTTTGGAAACTTATGCGACGGTACGCCGCCGAGTATTATCCAATTTACAGACTTTGGACTTTCACGATGCCGTacgtcaatatttttcatccgAACGACATGGaggtaacgaaaaatttgttcaaacatTGCGTGTTGCACGTTAAAATATATCACCGGGTGTCCACCGTCCTCACTTAATCATTGGACCTTGTAAAAAAAGACCGTAATCGGTGTAAAAACGTAACTTTGTCATTGCATATTATAAAGCGGGTAGTGACGAGGGTATAATTGTCAAAGGGAATCCCGCAATAAGTAACGATAGTAGAACtgtgtttaattttcatgCACGCCATCAACtatttcgattattattcTGGAGTTACACAGTGGTTCGTGTAATATCATGTACTCGATCTACTCGGTTCGTCGCTTCATTTAACggtaaatcaatttcttttgaattcAGACTATTCTCGGTAATTCCAAGTCCATTCAGAAGAGCATTGTTTACAATTTGATGACGTCTTGGTTCGGCACCGGGCTCCTCACCAGCTCAGGTAAATACCATatccgttttctttttaactgtAATTTCTTATAAGACATCAGATCGACttgttcgttatttattacaatttcacagccattagctcgctattactcgcgacaaagaatcattttgtcgcgagtaatatCGATTACCAGGTCCCCAGGAGAAGGAACTTCGTTTCCTTCTATCTATTTCTTCTATCcctgtagaaattaatttttagttattccagcCGATAGATATaaagatatagaaaaatttctcgcgattaatgtctcgaacgACTACTTATTCCGAGCCGCgatcgttattaatatttaagggaAGCATCGTTAAtaccaaatatatttttctcgcgATAATTTCCGTAACACTTTTACTTTGGTTTCCATCAGGTCGCAAGTGGCATATGCGCAGAAAGATATTGACGAACGCTTTTCATTTCAACGTATTGCAACAATTCGCCGATGTTTTCATCGAGGAATCGGAGCGTCTGACCAAATCCTTGAAAGACGAAGGTGGGCCAGTCGTCAAGGACTTGACGCTTTTCTACAGCGAGCATACTTTGAACGTTATATGCGGTAGGTGTGACTTTATCCTCGATAATATCGGtatgatttatataaaaagattgGAACTTTCAATTGAAAGTCGAATCAATCGAACACGTTTCGCACGTAATTTCAGAAACCGCGATGGGGACCTCGTTGGAGGATAAAGGGCCGTTTCAACTCGAGTATCGAAAAGCTGTCTACGATATGGGAAAAGTTATAACATACAGGTGATTAAAGCCAGTTCTTAAGAATTCATTCATGGTGTGGTTAGTTAATTCATGGTTATTCCGAGCAGAGggtaacatttaaaaaaaaggaataacattttttcgtttgacgcttcgttttcgagaaagtcACCGGACTGTACCCTCCAAGTCATTGCTAGCTACGAGTTTCCTTTTGTTGACGTGTTTTAATGCTGATCTTtctaatgtttacattttgacTTCAACCGTACGAcctttttaaacttttacgcTGTTTTGATCAGTCAGCTGTGACGTCGAATACTTCGAAACGATAAAATCATTAGGGACTCGTCATGAAAATGCAACTTCAGcaaactgaaaataataacaacgttattccattttttcgacttatttttacatgcagtgtatataaaaaaagctGTTGCATAACGTTAAACGATAGTAAACGAAATAACAAGAGGCCtttgtctaatatttttctgtactAACTTTGCAGATTAGTAAGACCATGGTTACTCCTAAATTTTGTCTTTAACTTGGTTCCCCGAGGATGGGAGCAGACTAGGTTACTCAAAATATTACACGGCTTCACCGAGAAGGTAAGAATTACAAACTCTGATAGTCATCGGTGTTACCCTAACGGAAGTAATTCTTAGCTTTACGATGTCTTGTATAGATCATCGAAGAAAGGAAGGATTA
This window contains:
- the LOC128879016 gene encoding ADP-ribosylation factor 2, whose protein sequence is MGLMISNLFTQLFGKKQMRILMVGLDAAGKTTILYKLKLGEIVTTIPTIGFNVETVEYRNICFTVWDVGGQDKIRPLWRHYFQNTQGLIYVVDSNDRERIGEAERELANMLKEDELRDAVLLVFANKQDLPNAMSAAELTDKLRLNSLSGRHWYIQSTCATQGHGLYEGLDWLSNELAKK